A window from Mycolicibacterium tokaiense encodes these proteins:
- a CDS encoding acyl-CoA thioesterase: MSWIGDLLSFDRDGDVFVVTDPAGGRGERLFGGMIAAQALGAAGATVEPDKLPQSLHAYFVRGGRHAVALQFHVERTRDGRSFDTRRVTAVQEGQVILEMIASFHRPETGADWHPAPAASLELDAAQPKQPNLSITEHLEIRTAPSDPSAFAVPPYWVRFRDHVEDDPLLRACALTFVTDLGPVPAARPEGTPLRPDVGFAASLDHSVWFHRPFDPAAWHRYEVRRVNNNDSRGLVMGSMYRHDDQLIASMTQEALWRV; the protein is encoded by the coding sequence ATGAGCTGGATCGGCGACCTGTTGTCCTTCGACCGTGACGGCGACGTCTTCGTGGTGACCGATCCCGCGGGCGGGCGCGGTGAGCGGCTGTTCGGCGGGATGATCGCCGCCCAGGCGCTCGGTGCCGCCGGTGCCACCGTGGAACCGGACAAGCTGCCCCAGTCGCTGCACGCCTACTTCGTCCGCGGCGGTCGGCACGCGGTGGCGCTGCAGTTCCACGTGGAACGGACCCGCGACGGCCGCTCATTCGACACCCGCCGGGTCACCGCCGTGCAGGAGGGTCAGGTCATCCTCGAGATGATCGCGTCGTTCCACCGGCCCGAGACCGGCGCCGACTGGCACCCCGCACCGGCTGCATCCCTCGAACTCGACGCTGCCCAGCCGAAGCAGCCGAACCTGTCGATCACCGAGCATCTGGAGATCCGGACCGCACCGTCGGATCCCTCGGCATTCGCGGTGCCGCCGTATTGGGTCCGATTCCGGGACCACGTCGAAGACGACCCGCTGCTGCGCGCCTGCGCGCTGACGTTCGTCACCGATCTGGGTCCGGTGCCCGCTGCGCGCCCGGAGGGCACCCCGCTGCGCCCGGACGTGGGTTTCGCAGCCAGCCTGGACCATTCGGTCTGGTTCCACCGGCCGTTCGATCCCGCCGCCTGGCACCGCTACGAGGTCCGGCGCGTCAACAACAACGACAGTCGCGGACTGGTGATGGGCTCGATGTACCGCCACGACGATCAGCTGATCGCCAGCATGACGCAGGAAGCGTTGTGGCGCGTGTGA
- a CDS encoding GatB/YqeY domain-containing protein: MAELKARLRTDLTAAMKARDTLRTATLRMVLAAVQTEEVSGKQAHELSDAEVLAVLTREAKKRGEAAQIYTSNGRGELAANERAEAAVIEEYLPTQLDDDELAHAVETAMAQVAEQVGERPGPRQMGLVMKAANAIVAGQADGARVAAAVKARL; this comes from the coding sequence ATGGCAGAGCTCAAGGCCCGACTGCGCACCGACCTGACCGCGGCGATGAAGGCCAGGGACACCCTGCGGACCGCTACGCTGCGCATGGTGCTGGCTGCTGTGCAGACCGAGGAGGTGTCCGGCAAGCAGGCCCATGAGCTCTCCGACGCCGAAGTGCTCGCCGTGCTCACCCGCGAGGCCAAGAAGCGGGGTGAAGCCGCGCAGATCTACACCAGCAACGGCCGTGGCGAGCTGGCGGCCAATGAGCGGGCCGAGGCCGCCGTGATCGAGGAGTACCTGCCGACCCAGCTCGACGACGACGAACTCGCCCACGCGGTCGAGACGGCCATGGCGCAGGTCGCGGAGCAGGTGGGCGAGCGGCCCGGCCCCCGCCAGATGGGCTTGGTGATGAAGGCGGCCAACGCCATCGTCGCAGGACAGGCCGACGGCGCGCGGGTGGCAGCCGCGGTGAAGGCGCGACTGTAA
- a CDS encoding SDR family oxidoreductase, whose product MDINNATALVTGANRGIGAEFVRQLLARGATRVYAATRRPESLAGGDSRIVPIRLDITDEAMVTDVAAAATDVDLLINNAGIVTMQNVVTGDLDDIRLEMATHFWGTLLMTRAFAPVLASNGGGALLNVMSIGSFQVYPGNGAYAAAKAAQWQLTNSTRLELAAQGTQVMGLHLSATDTDMLAGIEMAKNDPADVVRAALDGLESGADEVLADAETRAVKAKLSAPPAEMYAGSRPE is encoded by the coding sequence ATGGATATCAACAACGCGACGGCACTGGTCACCGGGGCCAATCGCGGCATCGGTGCGGAGTTCGTCCGCCAGCTGCTCGCCCGAGGCGCCACGAGGGTCTACGCCGCCACTCGACGGCCGGAGAGCCTCGCCGGCGGAGACTCCCGCATCGTGCCGATCCGTTTGGACATCACCGACGAGGCGATGGTGACGGACGTGGCCGCGGCCGCGACGGATGTCGATCTGCTGATCAACAATGCCGGGATCGTGACGATGCAGAACGTGGTGACCGGAGACCTCGACGACATCCGCCTCGAGATGGCCACCCACTTCTGGGGAACGTTGCTGATGACGCGCGCCTTCGCCCCGGTCCTGGCGAGCAACGGCGGCGGCGCCCTCCTCAACGTGATGTCGATCGGCTCTTTCCAGGTGTATCCCGGCAACGGCGCATACGCTGCGGCCAAAGCGGCGCAGTGGCAGCTGACCAACAGCACCCGGCTCGAGTTGGCGGCGCAGGGAACCCAGGTGATGGGATTGCACCTGTCGGCCACCGACACCGACATGCTCGCCGGTATCGAGATGGCGAAGAACGACCCGGCCGACGTCGTCCGCGCCGCGCTGGACGGATTGGAATCGGGAGCCGACGAGGTGCTGGCCGATGCGGAAACCAGGGCGGTCAAGGCGAAGCTGTCGGCACCGCCCGCGGAAATGTACGCCGGCTCCCGCCCGGAGTGA
- a CDS encoding AAA family ATPase, translated as MTQPDSARTALLALRSEIAKAVVGQDAVVSGLVIALLCRGHVLLEGVPGVAKTLLVRSLAAALQLDFKRVQFTPDLMPGDITGSLVYDARTAEFEFREGPVFTNLMLADEINRTPPKTQAALLEAMEERQVSVDGDPRLLPDPFIVAATQNPIEYEGTYQLPEAQLDRFLLKLNVPLPPRDQEVAILSRHAHGFDPRDLSAIRPVAGIDDLRAGREAAARVLVADEVLGYIVDIVGATRHSPALQLGVSPRGSTALLGTARAWAWLSGRNYLTPDDVKAMARATLRHRIALRPEAELEGATPDGVLDGILASVPVPR; from the coding sequence GTGACACAGCCAGATTCCGCCCGTACGGCCCTGCTGGCCCTGCGCAGTGAGATCGCCAAAGCCGTGGTGGGCCAGGACGCCGTGGTCAGCGGTTTGGTGATCGCGCTGCTGTGCCGTGGGCACGTGCTCCTGGAAGGTGTTCCCGGCGTGGCGAAGACACTGCTGGTGCGATCGCTGGCCGCGGCGCTGCAGCTGGACTTCAAGCGGGTGCAGTTCACCCCGGACCTGATGCCCGGTGACATCACCGGTTCCCTGGTGTACGACGCCCGCACCGCGGAGTTCGAGTTCCGCGAGGGTCCGGTCTTCACCAACCTGATGCTGGCCGACGAGATCAACCGGACGCCACCGAAGACCCAGGCTGCGCTGCTCGAGGCAATGGAGGAGCGGCAGGTCAGCGTCGACGGCGATCCGCGGCTGCTGCCTGATCCGTTCATCGTGGCGGCCACCCAGAACCCGATCGAGTACGAAGGCACCTATCAGCTGCCCGAGGCCCAGTTGGACCGCTTCCTGCTCAAGCTGAATGTGCCACTGCCGCCGCGTGATCAGGAGGTCGCGATCCTCAGCAGGCATGCGCACGGGTTCGATCCGCGCGACCTGTCGGCCATCCGGCCGGTGGCCGGTATCGACGACCTGCGCGCCGGGCGGGAGGCAGCCGCCAGGGTGCTGGTCGCCGACGAGGTACTGGGCTACATCGTCGACATCGTGGGCGCCACCCGGCACTCCCCCGCGCTGCAACTCGGGGTGTCGCCGCGCGGATCCACTGCCCTGCTGGGCACCGCGCGAGCCTGGGCGTGGCTGTCAGGCCGCAATTACCTGACCCCCGACGATGTGAAGGCGATGGCGCGGGCCACCCTGCGCCACCGCATCGCGTTGCGCCCGGAGGCCGAACTCGAAGGTGCCACGCCCGACGGCGTGCTGGACGGCATCCTGGCCTCGGTGCCGGTGCCGCGGTAA
- a CDS encoding CDGSH iron-sulfur domain-containing protein gives MSDGQVRRVRIVPKGPIMVEGPVCIEMPDGATVESDRFMVAICACRRSKTYPLCDTSHRRTVRR, from the coding sequence GTGAGTGACGGGCAGGTCCGACGCGTGCGGATCGTGCCGAAGGGCCCGATCATGGTGGAGGGCCCGGTGTGCATCGAGATGCCCGACGGCGCCACGGTGGAATCAGACCGGTTCATGGTCGCGATCTGTGCCTGTCGCCGCAGCAAGACATATCCGTTGTGCGACACCAGTCATCGTCGCACAGTGCGTCGCTGA
- a CDS encoding HemK2/MTQ2 family protein methyltransferase, whose product MLPDTRRPIVAAAGVYRPQEDSRLLIDTLERSTVVVGRRVADLCTGSGIVAIAAAELGAESVTAWDISEPAVLCARRNADAAGVAVDVRLGAFDGALADGPYDVVVTNPPYVPTSSGAGIDVPSGADPAWSWDGGDDGRAIVDPLCAIAPDLLADGGTMLMVQSEFTGVEQSVQALRDGGLSAEVIAWQLIPFGPVLSSHAGWLEQTGRLTGGRRTEELVVIRADKR is encoded by the coding sequence ATGCTCCCCGATACCCGCAGGCCCATCGTGGCAGCAGCGGGTGTGTACCGACCGCAGGAGGATTCACGACTACTGATCGACACCCTGGAACGCAGCACCGTCGTGGTGGGCAGACGGGTCGCCGATCTGTGCACCGGCAGCGGGATCGTGGCGATCGCGGCAGCCGAGTTGGGAGCAGAATCGGTTACCGCTTGGGACATCTCGGAACCGGCTGTGCTCTGCGCCCGTCGGAACGCCGACGCGGCCGGGGTGGCGGTGGACGTTCGCCTCGGGGCATTCGATGGCGCACTGGCCGACGGCCCGTATGACGTCGTGGTCACGAATCCGCCCTATGTGCCAACCTCTTCCGGCGCCGGCATCGATGTGCCGTCCGGTGCCGACCCCGCCTGGTCCTGGGATGGCGGCGACGACGGGCGCGCCATCGTGGATCCGTTGTGTGCCATTGCGCCTGATCTGCTGGCCGACGGTGGCACAATGCTGATGGTGCAATCGGAGTTCACCGGAGTCGAGCAGTCTGTGCAGGCGCTGCGTGACGGTGGTCTGAGTGCCGAGGTGATCGCCTGGCAGCTGATCCCGTTCGGTCCGGTGCTCTCATCGCATGCGGGCTGGCTCGAGCAGACGGGGCGTCTGACCGGAGGACGGCGAACGGAGGAACTCGTGGTCATCAGGGCTGACAAACGGTGA
- a CDS encoding iron-containing redox enzyme family protein, translating to MTLATPRLEPLLPASVGPVSAAVIEVLGERPPRRQLTRIPAPVIDSDPWGLDLQMALYVCYELHYRGFRDVDPAWEWNPGLLHLRSQLEIAFMDAVTDAVGSVDDASVIEAMDEISVEHAGGTGPSFHIRDTATWEQMQEYFVHRSLYHLKEADPHAFAIPRLSGQAKASFVAVEFDEYGGGRGENLHQQLFADLMAAAGLDSSYLGYIDHVPAEALSAVNLMSIFGLHRAFRGAAVGHFASTEITSPPGSARLVEGLQRLGAPEECVRFYREHVEADAVHEQVVRTDVVGELVCAEPQLERDVVFGIRAHAVVEDRLADLLMAQWAAGETTLRRPLA from the coding sequence GTGACTCTTGCGACCCCCCGCCTCGAACCCCTGCTGCCCGCCTCTGTCGGCCCCGTATCGGCCGCGGTGATCGAGGTTCTCGGTGAGAGGCCGCCTCGGCGACAACTCACGCGTATCCCTGCTCCCGTCATCGATTCCGATCCGTGGGGCCTGGATCTGCAGATGGCCCTGTACGTCTGCTACGAACTGCACTACCGCGGTTTCCGGGACGTGGACCCCGCGTGGGAATGGAATCCCGGCCTACTGCACCTGCGGTCCCAGCTCGAGATCGCCTTCATGGACGCGGTGACCGACGCCGTGGGCTCGGTCGACGATGCATCGGTGATCGAGGCCATGGATGAGATCTCCGTCGAGCACGCCGGTGGTACCGGCCCCTCGTTCCACATCCGCGACACCGCAACGTGGGAGCAGATGCAGGAGTACTTCGTCCACCGCTCGCTGTACCACCTCAAAGAAGCCGATCCACATGCGTTCGCCATCCCGCGCCTGAGCGGCCAGGCCAAGGCGTCCTTTGTGGCAGTGGAGTTCGACGAGTACGGCGGCGGCCGCGGTGAGAACCTGCACCAGCAGCTGTTCGCCGATCTGATGGCTGCGGCAGGGCTGGATTCCAGTTATCTCGGCTATATCGATCACGTTCCGGCGGAAGCTCTTTCGGCGGTCAATCTGATGTCCATCTTCGGTCTGCACCGTGCATTCCGCGGGGCTGCGGTGGGGCACTTCGCATCCACCGAAATCACCTCACCGCCCGGTTCGGCTCGGCTGGTCGAGGGCCTGCAGCGGCTCGGCGCGCCGGAGGAGTGCGTACGGTTCTATCGCGAACATGTCGAGGCCGATGCTGTGCACGAGCAGGTGGTACGTACCGACGTGGTGGGTGAACTCGTCTGTGCCGAACCGCAACTCGAGCGCGACGTGGTGTTCGGTATTCGCGCCCATGCGGTAGTGGAAGACCGGCTCGCCGACCTCCTGATGGCACAGTGGGCCGCAGGAGAAACCACCTTGCGGCGGCCGCTGGCCTGA
- a CDS encoding DUF58 domain-containing protein, whose product MILTGRTGLLALVCVLPIAVAPWPATAFAILLAVLAAAVALDVALAASPRALQYTHSGDTSARLGEPVRVDLLIRNGGSRTFRGAVRDAWAPSARATPRAHQVSIAAGQQHQVHTSLQPIRRGDQLSAAVTARCVGPLGLAGRQRSQRAPWTVRILPPFLSRKHLPSRLAKLRELDGMVPVLIRGQGTEFDSLREYVVGDDVRSIDWRASARRSDVVVRTWRPERDRRVVIVVDTGRTSAGRVGVDPTAGDPGGWPRLDWYLDAALLLAALAARAGDHVDFLAHDRTTRAAVVNASRTELLAHLVEAMAPLEPELVESDSRALVAAISRRVRRRALVVLLTDLNGAALDEGLLPVLPRLAAKHQVVVAAVSDPRIDDLAAGRTDAAAVYDAAAAEKSRNDRRAIASRLRAAGVDVVDAVGEDLAPALADSYLAMKATGRL is encoded by the coding sequence ATGATCCTCACCGGGCGCACCGGGCTGCTGGCCCTGGTCTGTGTACTGCCGATCGCGGTGGCCCCTTGGCCGGCAACGGCTTTCGCGATCCTACTGGCGGTCTTGGCGGCCGCGGTGGCACTCGACGTGGCCTTGGCCGCCAGCCCGCGGGCGTTGCAGTACACCCACTCCGGGGACACCTCGGCGCGTCTCGGTGAGCCGGTGCGGGTGGACCTGTTGATCCGCAACGGCGGTTCGCGCACATTCCGCGGCGCGGTGCGCGACGCCTGGGCACCCAGTGCGCGCGCCACCCCCCGGGCCCACCAGGTCAGCATCGCAGCGGGCCAGCAGCATCAGGTGCACACGTCGCTGCAACCGATCCGTCGTGGAGATCAGCTCAGCGCCGCGGTCACCGCGCGGTGTGTCGGGCCGCTGGGCCTGGCCGGGCGGCAGCGCTCGCAGCGGGCCCCGTGGACGGTGCGGATCCTGCCGCCGTTCCTGTCCCGCAAGCACCTGCCCTCCCGGCTGGCCAAGCTGCGTGAACTCGACGGCATGGTCCCGGTGCTGATCCGCGGTCAGGGCACCGAATTCGATTCGCTGCGTGAATATGTCGTCGGCGACGATGTGCGGTCCATCGATTGGCGGGCTAGCGCTCGGCGCAGCGACGTGGTGGTGCGCACCTGGCGGCCCGAACGCGACCGCAGGGTGGTGATCGTCGTCGACACCGGGCGGACGTCGGCGGGCCGGGTGGGCGTCGATCCCACTGCGGGTGATCCCGGTGGCTGGCCGCGCCTGGACTGGTACCTCGACGCCGCCCTGCTGCTGGCGGCCCTGGCCGCGCGCGCCGGAGATCACGTCGATTTCCTGGCCCATGATCGAACCACCCGTGCCGCCGTGGTCAACGCCTCCCGCACCGAGTTGCTGGCGCACCTGGTCGAGGCGATGGCTCCCCTTGAACCCGAGCTCGTCGAATCCGATTCTCGCGCACTGGTGGCCGCCATCTCCCGCCGCGTCCGCCGCCGCGCGCTGGTGGTCCTACTCACCGACCTCAACGGCGCCGCCCTCGACGAGGGTCTGTTGCCGGTGCTGCCGCGGTTGGCGGCCAAGCACCAGGTGGTGGTGGCGGCGGTCAGCGACCCGCGGATCGACGACCTGGCCGCGGGGCGCACCGACGCCGCTGCGGTGTACGACGCGGCGGCGGCGGAGAAGTCCCGTAATGACCGGCGCGCCATCGCCTCCCGCCTCCGTGCGGCCGGCGTTGACGTGGTCGACGCCGTGGGCGAGGACCTGGCGCCCGCGCTGGCGGACAGCTATCTGGCGATGAAGGCCACCGGCAGGCTCTGA
- a CDS encoding DUF4129 domain-containing protein, which translates to MPPIDIDREAAREAAENELTKPIYPRGSLTDQFNQWIDELIFRIVAKGDLLPGGWFTLAVLAIIAVIAVIVAVRIARRTLHTRRGGDPQLFGAVELSAAQHRELAQQSATRGDWAAAIRHRLRAVARHLEETGVLTSVPGRTATELARDAGAALPELTDELSSAATAFNDVTYGELPGTEAAYRMISDLDQHLGRRSLHAAIATPTAPSGGWEHVR; encoded by the coding sequence ATGCCGCCGATCGACATCGACCGTGAGGCCGCCCGTGAGGCCGCCGAGAACGAACTGACCAAGCCGATCTACCCGAGGGGTTCGCTCACCGACCAGTTCAATCAGTGGATCGACGAGCTGATATTCCGCATCGTGGCCAAGGGCGACCTGCTGCCCGGCGGATGGTTCACCCTCGCCGTGCTGGCCATCATCGCCGTGATTGCCGTCATCGTCGCCGTCCGCATCGCCCGCCGGACCCTGCACACCCGGCGCGGTGGCGACCCCCAGCTGTTCGGAGCGGTCGAACTCTCCGCGGCGCAGCACCGGGAGCTGGCGCAGCAGAGTGCCACCCGGGGAGACTGGGCGGCCGCCATCCGGCACCGCCTGCGCGCCGTCGCCCGCCACCTCGAGGAAACCGGGGTGCTGACCTCGGTGCCCGGCCGCACCGCCACCGAGTTGGCCAGAGATGCAGGGGCGGCACTGCCCGAGCTGACCGACGAATTGTCCTCGGCTGCAACTGCTTTCAATGATGTCACCTATGGTGAGCTGCCTGGCACCGAGGCGGCGTACCGGATGATCAGCGACCTCGACCAGCACCTCGGCCGTCGTTCGCTGCACGCCGCGATCGCCACCCCCACCGCACCATCCGGCGGTTGGGAGCACGTACGGTGA
- a CDS encoding LLM class F420-dependent oxidoreductase → MTRFGYTLMTEQAGPKDLVRHAVSAEQVGFDFEVSSDHFSPWLSAQGHAPNAWAVLGAVAHATERVDLYSYVTCPTMRYHPAIVAQQAATVQILADGRFTLGLGTGENLNEHVVGKGWPSLHTRQEMLVEAVQIIRELWTGSLVDWRGQHFQVDSARIWDVPDDPIGIGIAMGGGRAIDMFATLADHLIEVQPDADRFKAWQQARQGTGLPSGGRVVGQIPVCWDPSRDAAIERAHEQFRWFAGGWSVNADLPTTAGFAGATQFVRPEDVAESIPCGPDLDAIVEAVREYWEAGFTDIALVQIGGDHQDAFFKEAAEPLLAALRSAAS, encoded by the coding sequence ATGACCCGGTTCGGATATACCTTGATGACTGAGCAGGCTGGACCCAAAGATCTTGTCCGCCATGCTGTTTCGGCTGAGCAGGTCGGCTTCGACTTCGAGGTGTCCAGCGACCACTTCTCGCCGTGGCTGTCGGCGCAGGGCCATGCTCCCAACGCGTGGGCGGTCCTGGGTGCGGTGGCACACGCGACCGAGCGGGTGGACCTGTACTCCTACGTCACCTGCCCGACCATGCGTTACCACCCCGCGATCGTCGCGCAGCAGGCCGCCACTGTGCAGATCCTGGCCGACGGCCGGTTCACCCTCGGGCTGGGCACCGGTGAGAACCTCAACGAGCACGTGGTGGGTAAGGGTTGGCCGAGCTTGCATACCCGTCAGGAGATGTTGGTCGAGGCCGTTCAGATCATCAGGGAACTGTGGACCGGCTCCCTCGTCGACTGGCGTGGCCAGCACTTCCAAGTGGACTCGGCGCGCATCTGGGATGTTCCCGACGATCCGATCGGCATCGGCATCGCGATGGGCGGTGGCCGGGCCATCGATATGTTCGCCACGCTGGCCGATCACCTGATCGAGGTGCAACCCGACGCCGACCGGTTCAAGGCGTGGCAGCAGGCGCGGCAGGGCACGGGACTGCCCAGCGGCGGTCGTGTAGTCGGGCAGATCCCGGTGTGCTGGGACCCCAGCCGGGACGCCGCGATCGAGCGGGCGCACGAGCAGTTCCGCTGGTTCGCCGGAGGTTGGTCGGTGAACGCCGACCTGCCGACCACCGCCGGCTTCGCGGGCGCCACCCAATTCGTGCGGCCCGAAGATGTCGCGGAGTCGATTCCGTGTGGCCCTGATCTCGACGCGATCGTGGAAGCGGTCCGCGAGTACTGGGAGGCCGGATTCACCGACATCGCGCTGGTGCAGATCGGCGGAGACCACCAGGACGCTTTCTTCAAGGAAGCCGCCGAACCATTGCTCGCGGCGCTGCGTTCGGCAGCGTCGTAG
- a CDS encoding SRPBCC family protein, which produces MSTGDKLVTMARWYPLEPTDATVFDTAAHIFRYERHFDADPETVWMSLTSDRCLADWGSSVQSVTWTTPRPFGIGTCREVVLPAGVARVREEFFRWDEGSGYSFFVYESNAPLFRRFAEDYAVTTDGAGTRFSWTVAIDPKSALRVPFQVLAPLLRAGFGRMAADGQRYFADS; this is translated from the coding sequence GTGAGTACTGGTGACAAGCTGGTCACCATGGCCCGCTGGTATCCGCTGGAACCCACCGACGCGACGGTGTTCGACACCGCTGCCCACATTTTCCGGTATGAGAGGCACTTCGACGCCGACCCCGAGACGGTGTGGATGTCGCTGACGTCGGATCGCTGCCTGGCCGACTGGGGATCCTCGGTGCAATCGGTGACGTGGACGACGCCGCGACCGTTCGGGATCGGCACCTGCCGCGAGGTCGTGCTGCCCGCCGGGGTCGCCCGCGTGCGCGAGGAGTTCTTCCGGTGGGACGAGGGGTCGGGCTACTCGTTTTTCGTCTACGAGTCCAACGCCCCGCTGTTTCGCCGGTTCGCCGAGGATTACGCGGTGACGACCGACGGTGCGGGCACCCGGTTCAGTTGGACGGTGGCCATCGATCCGAAGAGCGCGCTGCGCGTGCCGTTCCAGGTGCTGGCTCCGCTTCTGCGGGCCGGGTTCGGGCGGATGGCCGCCGATGGCCAGAGGTACTTCGCCGACAGCTAG
- a CDS encoding MerR family transcriptional regulator: MKIGELARITGASVRSLRYYEQRQLLLSRRTPGGQRIYNHDAVERVRLIKELFAAGVSSDAVVQLLPCIHSGTATPAMVERLVAERARIDAEVRKLAATRDRLDRLIVTTRAAAV, from the coding sequence ATGAAAATCGGGGAACTCGCCCGGATCACCGGCGCCAGCGTGCGGTCGCTGCGCTACTACGAGCAACGGCAACTGCTGTTGTCGCGTCGCACCCCGGGTGGGCAGCGCATCTACAATCACGACGCGGTGGAACGGGTCCGGCTCATCAAGGAACTCTTCGCCGCGGGTGTCAGCAGCGATGCCGTGGTGCAGTTGTTGCCCTGCATCCATTCGGGCACTGCGACGCCGGCAATGGTGGAGCGTCTGGTGGCCGAACGCGCACGGATCGACGCCGAAGTGCGCAAGCTGGCTGCCACCCGTGATCGTCTCGACCGGCTCATCGTCACAACGCGAGCCGCTGCCGTATAG
- a CDS encoding ArsR/SmtB family transcription factor, which yields MDGMPTVTAPLTGADVAACCSPLTGGVLDTAAAERLAAVFKALADPARVKLVSLIAASDGGEACICDLTEPLGLSQPTVSHHMKLLVDSGLVGRDQRGKWAYYRLNSEAFDRIAAAVATR from the coding sequence ATGGACGGCATGCCCACCGTGACCGCCCCGTTGACCGGTGCTGACGTGGCGGCGTGCTGCTCACCGCTGACCGGCGGCGTGCTGGACACCGCAGCCGCCGAACGCCTTGCCGCCGTGTTCAAAGCGCTCGCCGACCCGGCGCGGGTCAAGCTGGTGTCCCTCATCGCGGCCTCCGACGGCGGCGAAGCGTGCATCTGCGACCTCACCGAACCGCTCGGATTGAGCCAGCCCACCGTGTCCCATCACATGAAACTGCTGGTCGACAGCGGACTGGTCGGCCGCGATCAACGCGGGAAGTGGGCCTACTACCGCCTCAACTCCGAGGCTTTCGACCGGATTGCGGCCGCTGTCGCTACCCGCTAG
- a CDS encoding DUF4350 domain-containing protein — protein MGARTVTTRRKTVRWVGTAVVLIVALAVLTAWLTAPRPGGRMDPTATSAEGARALVTLLREAGVDVEVADTVAQARAAARPDSLTLVAQTPFTADDDALAELAAAPGDLLLVEPNSFTREALAPAVRTATSTTYGGEPDCELPAAQRAGVAQFGPTGTFEAAEASGVDLTSCYSGALVRYRDDGRTVTVVSSAGFLTNGMLLDEGNAALAMNLTGEHPRLIWYAPQRAEGENLGTSTVFDMIPPQWNWVVWQLWLTVALVAIWKGRRLGPLVAERLPVVVRASETAEGRARLYRAHRARDRAADALRSAALQRLAPRLGLGAGAQDSTLVLAVAQRTGADPFTVGHTLFGPAPASDAELLQLAHALDDIERQVAHS, from the coding sequence TTGGGAGCACGTACGGTGACCACCCGCCGCAAGACCGTCCGCTGGGTGGGCACCGCCGTGGTGCTGATCGTGGCCCTGGCGGTCCTGACCGCCTGGCTGACCGCACCGCGCCCCGGCGGCCGCATGGACCCCACCGCCACCTCCGCCGAGGGCGCCCGCGCGTTGGTGACGCTGCTGCGCGAAGCCGGCGTCGATGTCGAGGTGGCCGACACCGTGGCGCAGGCCCGGGCGGCGGCGCGCCCCGATTCGCTGACGCTGGTGGCGCAGACCCCGTTCACCGCCGACGACGACGCCCTCGCGGAGCTGGCCGCGGCTCCCGGCGATCTCCTGCTGGTCGAACCGAACTCCTTCACCCGCGAGGCACTGGCACCCGCCGTCCGGACGGCGACCTCGACCACCTACGGCGGTGAGCCGGACTGCGAGCTGCCCGCGGCGCAGCGGGCGGGGGTGGCCCAATTCGGCCCCACCGGCACCTTTGAAGCGGCCGAGGCTTCCGGGGTGGATCTGACCAGCTGCTACTCCGGTGCACTGGTGCGCTATCGCGACGACGGCCGCACCGTCACGGTGGTCAGTTCCGCCGGATTCCTGACCAACGGCATGCTGCTCGACGAGGGCAACGCCGCGCTGGCGATGAATCTCACAGGTGAGCACCCACGCCTGATCTGGTACGCACCGCAGCGTGCCGAAGGTGAAAACCTAGGTACCTCAACCGTTTTCGATATGATCCCGCCGCAGTGGAACTGGGTGGTCTGGCAGCTGTGGCTGACGGTGGCGCTGGTGGCGATCTGGAAGGGCCGCCGCCTCGGTCCGCTGGTGGCCGAACGGCTGCCCGTGGTGGTCCGCGCCTCCGAGACGGCAGAGGGCCGGGCCCGCCTCTACCGAGCCCACCGCGCCCGTGACCGCGCCGCCGACGCCCTGCGCTCCGCGGCCCTGCAGCGGCTGGCCCCACGGCTGGGGCTGGGCGCCGGCGCGCAGGACTCCACGCTGGTCCTGGCCGTCGCCCAACGCACCGGGGCTGATCCGTTCACCGTGGGCCACACCCTGTTCGGGCCGGCACCGGCCTCGGACGCCGAACTGCTCCAACTCGCCCACGCACTCGACGACATCGAAAGGCAGGTCGCCCACTCGTGA